In a single window of the Streptococcus ilei genome:
- the tig gene encoding trigger factor translates to MSVSFENKETNRGVLTFTISQEQIKPALDRVFESVKKNLNVPGFRKGHLPRPIFNQRFGEESLYQDALNDLLPAAYEAAVKEAGLEVVAQPTFDVVSMEKGQDWTLTANVVTKPEVKLGAYKDLEVSVDVSKEVTDEDVDARIERERNNLAELVIKEGPAAEGDTVVIDFVGSVDGVEFDGGKGDNFSLGLGSGQFIPGFEDQLVGHSAGETVDVIVTFPEDYQATDLAGKEAKFVTTIHEVKAKEVPALDDELAKDIDEEVETLAELKEKYRKELAEAKEEAYKDAVESAAIDLAVENAEIVDLPEEMIHEEVHRAVNEFLGNLQRQGISPDMYFQITGTTQEDLHKQYEADAAARTKTNLVVEAVAKAEGFEATDEEVTAEIEQLAADYNMPVEQVRSLLSPEMLKHDIAVKKAVEVITSTAKVK, encoded by the coding sequence ATGTCTGTATCATTTGAAAACAAAGAAACAAACCGCGGTGTATTGACTTTCACCATTAGTCAAGAACAAATTAAACCAGCTTTAGATCGCGTGTTTGAATCTGTTAAGAAAAACTTGAACGTACCAGGATTCCGTAAAGGTCACCTTCCACGTCCAATCTTCAACCAACGTTTTGGTGAAGAATCACTTTATCAAGATGCTTTGAACGATCTTCTTCCGGCAGCTTATGAAGCAGCAGTAAAAGAAGCAGGTCTTGAAGTTGTTGCTCAACCAACTTTTGACGTTGTATCAATGGAAAAAGGTCAAGATTGGACTTTGACAGCAAATGTTGTTACAAAACCAGAAGTAAAATTGGGTGCTTACAAAGACCTTGAAGTATCTGTAGACGTTTCTAAAGAAGTAACAGATGAAGATGTAGATGCACGTATCGAACGCGAACGCAACAACTTGGCTGAATTGGTTATCAAAGAAGGACCAGCAGCTGAAGGTGATACAGTTGTGATCGACTTTGTAGGTTCTGTTGACGGTGTTGAGTTTGACGGAGGAAAAGGAGATAACTTCTCACTTGGACTTGGTTCAGGTCAATTCATCCCAGGTTTTGAAGACCAATTGGTTGGACACTCTGCTGGTGAAACAGTTGATGTGATCGTAACTTTCCCAGAAGACTACCAAGCAACTGACCTTGCAGGTAAAGAAGCGAAATTCGTGACAACTATCCACGAAGTAAAAGCAAAAGAAGTACCAGCTCTTGACGATGAATTGGCAAAAGACATCGATGAAGAAGTTGAAACTCTCGCTGAATTGAAAGAAAAATACCGCAAAGAGTTGGCTGAAGCGAAAGAAGAAGCTTACAAAGATGCAGTTGAGTCAGCAGCAATTGATCTTGCGGTAGAAAATGCAGAAATCGTTGACCTTCCAGAAGAAATGATCCACGAAGAAGTACACCGTGCTGTTAATGAATTCCTTGGAAACTTGCAACGTCAAGGAATCTCTCCAGACATGTACTTCCAAATCACTGGAACAACTCAAGAAGATCTTCACAAACAATATGAAGCAGACGCAGCAGCACGTACTAAGACAAACCTTGTCGTAGAAGCGGTTGCCAAAGCAGAAGGCTTCGAAGCAACTGACGAAGAAGTAACTGCAGAAATCGAACAATTGGCAGCAGATTACAACATGCCAGTTGAACAAGTTCGCAGCTTGCTTTCACCAGAAATGTTGAAACATGATATCGCTGTGAAGAAAGCTGTTGAAGTGATCACGAGCACTGCGAAAGTAAAATAA
- the rpoE gene encoding DNA-directed RNA polymerase subunit delta: MELEVFAGQEKSELSMIEVARAILESRGRDHEMYFNDLVNEIQNYLEKSNSEIREALPLFYTELNVDGSFIPLGDNKWGLRSWYAIDEVDEEIIALEETDEDEEPKKRKKKRVNAFMDGDEDAIDYNADDPEDEDVYEADPALTYDDENPEDEKDEVEAYDAEINEISPDELDVEVELTDEEDEEESYEEEE, from the coding sequence TTGGAATTAGAAGTATTTGCTGGACAAGAAAAAAGTGAACTTTCAATGATTGAAGTAGCCCGTGCCATTTTGGAGTCACGTGGCCGTGATCATGAAATGTATTTTAATGACCTGGTCAATGAAATTCAAAACTACCTCGAAAAATCAAACAGTGAAATTCGTGAAGCTCTTCCATTGTTCTATACGGAATTAAATGTGGATGGAAGCTTTATCCCACTAGGAGATAACAAATGGGGACTTCGCTCATGGTATGCCATCGATGAGGTAGATGAAGAAATCATCGCTCTTGAAGAAACAGATGAAGACGAAGAGCCTAAGAAACGTAAGAAAAAACGTGTCAACGCCTTTATGGATGGAGATGAAGACGCGATTGATTACAATGCGGATGATCCAGAAGACGAAGATGTCTATGAAGCAGATCCAGCGCTTACTTACGATGATGAAAACCCAGAAGATGAGAAGGATGAAGTGGAAGCATATGACGCTGAAATTAATGAAATCTCACCAGATGAGTTGGATGTGGAAGTTGAGTTAACTGACGAAGAAGACGAAGAAGAGTCTTACGAAGAAGAAGAATAA
- a CDS encoding B3/B4 domain-containing protein, with the protein MDWILNQSLVDLGIETVVIGVAKQVNPQAPLSEEFLAKKKEMEDWALNCDLSSVKEEPVVQGYLDLLKDVGRSVKKNPPTILALIKNIQSRGFLPTINSVIDIYNVECLSSFLAIGGHDLDKIQGPIEFTISQREDSFLPILSTEKHVSESDPVYRDQQGIMAWLDVRDGERYKMEETTRNVLFIIQGNRATSVEMRLEALDQIREDLLSCMPDLEFEKFLVTPSETIPVP; encoded by the coding sequence ATGGACTGGATACTGAATCAAAGTTTGGTGGATTTAGGGATTGAGACGGTAGTGATTGGAGTAGCAAAACAGGTGAATCCACAAGCTCCCTTATCTGAAGAATTTTTAGCTAAAAAGAAGGAAATGGAAGATTGGGCTTTAAATTGCGACCTCAGCTCGGTGAAAGAGGAGCCGGTTGTACAAGGCTACCTTGACTTATTGAAGGATGTGGGGCGTAGTGTTAAGAAGAACCCACCGACTATTCTTGCTTTGATTAAGAATATTCAAAGTCGTGGCTTCCTTCCTACGATTAATAGTGTGATTGATATCTATAATGTCGAATGCCTCAGTTCCTTTTTAGCCATCGGAGGGCATGATTTAGATAAGATCCAGGGGCCAATCGAATTTACGATTAGCCAAAGAGAGGATAGCTTTTTGCCCATCTTATCAACCGAAAAGCATGTTAGTGAAAGCGATCCGGTCTACCGAGATCAACAAGGTATTATGGCCTGGCTAGATGTGAGAGATGGTGAACGCTACAAGATGGAGGAGACTACCCGTAATGTCCTCTTTATCATACAGGGGAATCGAGCGACCTCTGTAGAGATGCGCTTGGAAGCACTCGATCAGATCAGAGAAGATTTGCTCTCATGCATGCCTGATTTAGAATTTGAAAAGTTTCTGGTTACGCCCAGTGAGACAATTCCAGTCCCTTAA
- a CDS encoding class II fructose-bisphosphate aldolase, translating into MAIVSAEKFVQAARDNGYAVGGFNTNNLEWTQAILRAAEAKKAPVLIQTSMGAAKYMGGYKVARNMIANLVEAMGITVPVAIHLDHGHYEDALECIEVGYTSIMFDGSHLPVEENLKLAKEVVEKAHAKGISVEAEVGTIGGEEDGIVGKGELAPIEDAKAMVATGIDFLAAGIGNIHGPYPANWEGLDLDHLKKLTEALPGFPIVLHGGSGIPDDQIQEAIKLGVAKVNVNTECQIAFANATRQFVREYDANEAEYDKKKLFDPRKFLKPGFEAITASVEERIDVFGSENKA; encoded by the coding sequence ATGGCAATCGTTTCAGCAGAAAAATTTGTCCAAGCAGCTCGTGACAATGGTTACGCAGTTGGTGGATTTAACACAAACAACCTTGAGTGGACTCAAGCTATCTTGCGTGCAGCAGAAGCTAAAAAAGCTCCAGTTTTGATCCAAACTTCTATGGGTGCTGCTAAATACATGGGTGGTTACAAAGTAGCTCGCAACATGATCGCTAACCTTGTTGAAGCAATGGGTATCACTGTACCAGTTGCAATCCACTTGGACCATGGTCACTACGAAGATGCTCTTGAGTGTATCGAAGTTGGTTACACTTCAATCATGTTCGACGGATCACACCTTCCAGTTGAAGAAAACCTTAAATTGGCAAAAGAAGTTGTAGAAAAAGCTCACGCTAAAGGTATCTCAGTTGAGGCTGAAGTTGGTACAATCGGTGGTGAAGAAGATGGTATCGTTGGTAAAGGTGAATTGGCACCAATCGAAGATGCTAAAGCAATGGTTGCTACAGGAATTGACTTCTTGGCAGCAGGTATTGGTAACATCCACGGTCCATACCCAGCAAACTGGGAAGGTCTTGACCTTGACCACTTGAAGAAATTGACAGAAGCTCTTCCAGGATTCCCAATCGTATTGCACGGTGGTTCAGGTATCCCTGATGACCAAATCCAAGAAGCTATCAAACTTGGTGTTGCGAAAGTTAACGTAAACACTGAGTGCCAAATCGCATTCGCTAACGCAACTCGTCAATTCGTACGTGAATACGATGCAAACGAAGCAGAATACGACAAGAAGAAACTCTTCGACCCACGTAAATTCTTGAAACCAGGATTCGAAGCAATCACAGCTTCAGTTGAAGAACGTATCGACGTATTCGGTTCAGAAAACAAAGCTTAA
- a CDS encoding DeoR/GlpR family DNA-binding transcription regulator yields MKKQERLNEIINLVNKAGTVYVQDIMESMQVSDMTVRRDLIELEKQGLIIRVRNGAKSNQFLPSRELPHEEKLLKNILAKREVAKKACELIKEGESIFLGPGTSVEVLSEAINNKELRVVTNCLPIFQELLKKKSDTFKVILLGGELRETSQAFVGEITNTLMERMYFHKMFFSGNGIVDGRVLTSSFEEAYTQKLALERSSEAYLLIDSSKIGKEDFTSICSLKKVTAVITDDASEKAHEELEEYTRVIV; encoded by the coding sequence ATGAAGAAACAGGAAAGACTGAATGAGATTATCAATCTAGTCAATAAGGCTGGAACCGTTTACGTTCAAGATATAATGGAAAGTATGCAGGTGTCGGATATGACGGTCCGTCGTGATTTGATTGAACTGGAAAAACAGGGGCTGATTATTCGGGTTCGAAACGGAGCTAAAAGTAACCAATTCCTCCCTTCACGAGAACTTCCTCATGAAGAGAAGTTGCTCAAGAATATACTGGCTAAGCGTGAGGTAGCGAAGAAAGCTTGCGAACTGATAAAAGAAGGTGAGAGTATCTTCCTTGGACCTGGGACCTCTGTTGAAGTTCTTTCCGAAGCTATTAATAATAAGGAATTGCGCGTGGTGACCAACTGTCTGCCGATTTTCCAAGAGTTGTTAAAGAAGAAAAGTGATACCTTTAAGGTAATCCTCTTGGGAGGGGAGCTACGAGAAACCAGCCAAGCTTTTGTCGGCGAGATAACGAACACTCTCATGGAAAGAATGTACTTCCACAAGATGTTTTTTAGTGGGAATGGCATTGTGGATGGGCGCGTTCTGACCTCTTCTTTTGAAGAAGCCTATACGCAAAAGTTGGCTTTAGAACGTTCTTCCGAAGCCTACCTACTGATTGATTCCTCCAAGATTGGTAAAGAAGACTTTACCTCTATCTGCTCCTTAAAGAAAGTGACGGCAGTGATAACGGACGATGCATCTGAGAAAGCACATGAAGAATTAGAGGAGTATACACGAGTGATTGTATAA